Proteins found in one Campylobacter lari genomic segment:
- a CDS encoding murein hydrolase activator EnvC family protein yields the protein MKKCFLLFLFSFSVLFANEIAQKQKDIKENERIVKQLSKKLEDLASEILDNEKNLKKIASEISTLTSKTSKLESSVKTQIKALEQLNMQNKDLLQNKNKIEGKIIDLIAKDFAYDLAIPKNYIESEDSIIALELVGVLDKIFKEEFYQISKDYEDISKKIEEKQTQIATVNSNLKAYKDQIDELKNLKKKQEQEIAKQKTDKEIYTRKLSNLQAQQQELRKTLNKLKIIKEKEEEKLAQKKEDKKPNSNIKQVGSSYQTSSVKRYNGPKTIAPLESYTVKQKFGNYVDPIYNIKIYNENVVLKSDSANAAVRNVLDGKVVFAKATPTLKQVVIVENKDGIHTIYAHLDKIAPGVKVGRNIKKGYIIGRVESDLTFEVTQKNFHINPLEMIK from the coding sequence ATGAAAAAATGCTTTTTGCTTTTTTTGTTTTCTTTTTCTGTTTTATTTGCAAATGAAATTGCACAAAAACAAAAAGATATTAAAGAAAATGAGCGCATAGTAAAGCAACTTTCTAAAAAGTTAGAGGATTTAGCAAGTGAAATTTTAGATAATGAAAAAAATCTGAAAAAAATAGCTTCAGAAATTAGTACCTTAACTTCAAAAACTTCTAAGCTTGAAAGCTCAGTAAAAACTCAAATAAAAGCGCTAGAGCAGCTTAATATGCAAAATAAAGATCTTTTACAAAATAAAAATAAAATCGAAGGAAAGATAATTGATTTAATTGCTAAAGATTTTGCTTATGATTTAGCAATTCCTAAAAACTATATCGAAAGTGAAGATAGTATCATAGCTTTAGAATTAGTTGGAGTTTTGGATAAAATTTTCAAAGAAGAATTTTACCAAATTTCAAAAGATTATGAAGATATAAGCAAAAAAATCGAAGAAAAACAAACACAAATTGCTACAGTTAATAGTAATTTAAAAGCCTATAAAGATCAAATCGATGAGCTTAAAAATCTTAAAAAAAAGCAAGAGCAAGAAATAGCTAAACAAAAAACTGACAAGGAAATTTATACTAGAAAACTTTCTAATTTACAAGCCCAACAACAAGAATTAAGAAAAACACTTAATAAGTTAAAAATTATCAAGGAAAAAGAAGAAGAAAAGTTAGCGCAAAAAAAAGAAGATAAAAAGCCAAATTCAAACATAAAACAAGTGGGTTCAAGCTATCAAACAAGTAGTGTCAAGCGTTATAATGGTCCTAAGACAATCGCTCCTTTAGAATCTTACACGGTAAAACAAAAATTTGGAAATTATGTAGATCCTATTTATAATATTAAAATTTATAATGAAAATGTAGTTTTAAAAAGTGATAGTGCTAATGCTGCTGTAAGAAATGTCTTAGATGGTAAAGTAGTTTTTGCAAAAGCAACTCCAACTTTAAAACAAGTTGTGATTGTTGAAAATAAAGATGGTATACATACTATTTATGCACATTTAGATAAAATTGCACCTGGGGTTAAAGTGGGTAGAAATATCAAAAAAGGTTATATTATAGGTAGGGTTGAGAGTGATTTAACTTTTGAAGTTACTCAAAAGAATTTTCATATCAATCCTTTAGAAATGATTAAATAA
- the pyrH gene encoding UMP kinase has translation MSNKRKRVLVKFSGEALAGENGFGIENSILKYIASEIKSLISENVEVGIVIGGGNIIRGVSAARDGLIKRTSGDHMGMLATVINSIAMQEALESAGLDVRVQSAIQMEAFCETYIMRRAHRHLEKGRIVIFACGTGNPYFTTDTAATLRAVEIQADMIIKATKVDGIYNKDPKKFDDAIMLNELSYERALHDNIKVMDDTAIALAKDNALPIVVCNMFKEGNLLKIIQGDMSLCSIVKN, from the coding sequence ATGAGCAATAAAAGAAAAAGAGTATTGGTTAAATTTTCTGGAGAAGCTTTAGCTGGAGAAAATGGATTTGGTATAGAAAATTCTATTTTAAAGTATATAGCTTCTGAAATAAAAAGTTTGATTAGTGAAAATGTTGAAGTAGGTATAGTAATAGGCGGTGGAAATATTATTAGAGGGGTATCTGCTGCAAGAGATGGGCTTATAAAAAGAACAAGTGGCGATCATATGGGCATGCTTGCTACTGTGATTAATTCTATAGCTATGCAAGAAGCATTAGAGAGTGCCGGACTTGATGTAAGGGTTCAAAGTGCTATCCAAATGGAGGCATTTTGTGAAACTTATATCATGAGAAGAGCACATAGACACTTAGAAAAAGGACGTATAGTTATCTTTGCTTGTGGTACAGGAAATCCTTATTTTACAACAGATACTGCAGCGACTTTAAGAGCGGTAGAAATTCAAGCAGATATGATCATTAAGGCAACTAAAGTAGATGGAATTTACAATAAAGATCCCAAAAAATTTGATGATGCAATCATGCTTAATGAGTTAAGTTATGAAAGAGCTTTACATGATAACATAAAAGTTATGGATGATACAGCAATAGCTCTAGCTAAGGATAATGCTTTGCCTATTGTGGTGTGTAATATGTTTAAAGAGGGAAATTTATTAAAAATTATTCAAGGCGATATGAGTTTATGCTCTATTGTTAAAAACTAA
- a CDS encoding DNA-directed RNA polymerase subunit omega: MRVEQITAKALKKLKDDRYKLALVVAKRAEELANGAEPLVNLDKNKYKYTDIALHEIAEDKIVLEGFIEASK, encoded by the coding sequence ATGAGAGTAGAACAAATAACAGCAAAAGCATTAAAAAAACTAAAAGATGATAGATATAAGCTAGCACTTGTAGTGGCTAAAAGAGCTGAAGAATTAGCAAATGGCGCAGAACCTTTAGTAAATTTAGACAAAAATAAGTATAAATATACTGATATTGCTTTACATGAAATAGCAGAAGATAAAATCGTTTTAGAGGGATTTATTGAAGCTAGTAAATGA
- the trmB gene encoding tRNA (guanosine(46)-N7)-methyltransferase TrmB: protein MPNFKCEILKEIQLPFKKDEVEFLWMAKGENVDLLFTRIKQESFFLQIKKDEKKQEWLIKGEKHTKPSQIGYLQKALLVFKENFTQDVVCEAVALKHTRLIQKTPLIANDLKELLGQIKSKKQIYIEIGFGSGRHLLYQARLNLDVLVVGIEIYTPALEQVAKLALSENLNNVLLIETDARLLLSVLESNLVDKIFLHFPVPWDKKPHRRVVGLNFANECARVLKENGQFELRTDSFLYFDFTLETFLTFSHLKALIKKNENLEISSKYEDRWKRQNKDIYDLIISGFSKSESLNKDQKFAIEDLRLNTEELVCIKKNFKNEVFKGEDFFLHFEKMYIKDDELIIKIAFGAFYKPEHVYIALNTQKIEFIFEQPFKTKENLKAIEKLREILYSYIK, encoded by the coding sequence ATGCCAAATTTTAAGTGTGAAATTTTAAAAGAAATTCAACTTCCTTTTAAAAAAGATGAGGTTGAATTCTTATGGATGGCTAAGGGTGAAAATGTAGATTTGCTTTTTACGCGTATAAAGCAAGAAAGCTTTTTTTTACAAATTAAAAAAGATGAAAAAAAACAAGAATGGCTTATTAAGGGTGAAAAACACACTAAGCCTTCGCAAATTGGGTATTTACAAAAAGCTTTACTTGTGTTTAAAGAAAATTTCACTCAAGATGTAGTTTGTGAAGCTGTGGCGTTAAAACATACAAGGTTAATCCAAAAAACACCTTTAATTGCTAATGATTTAAAAGAGTTGTTAGGGCAAATAAAAAGCAAAAAGCAAATTTATATTGAAATAGGTTTTGGAAGTGGTAGGCATTTACTTTATCAAGCAAGATTAAATCTTGATGTTTTGGTTGTAGGTATAGAAATTTACACCCCTGCGTTAGAACAAGTAGCTAAACTTGCTTTAAGTGAAAATTTAAATAATGTTTTATTAATAGAAACTGATGCAAGATTATTATTAAGCGTACTTGAATCTAATCTAGTAGATAAAATCTTTTTGCATTTTCCTGTCCCTTGGGATAAAAAGCCTCATCGTAGAGTGGTGGGATTAAATTTTGCAAATGAATGTGCTAGAGTTTTAAAAGAAAATGGACAATTTGAACTAAGAACAGATAGCTTTTTGTATTTTGATTTTACCTTAGAAACTTTTTTAACTTTTTCGCATTTAAAAGCTTTAATTAAAAAAAATGAAAATTTAGAAATTTCAAGCAAATATGAAGATCGCTGGAAAAGACAAAATAAAGATATATATGATTTAATCATCAGTGGTTTTAGTAAGAGTGAAAGTTTAAATAAAGATCAAAAATTTGCTATTGAAGATTTAAGATTAAACACAGAAGAATTAGTTTGTATAAAAAAGAATTTTAAAAATGAAGTTTTTAAAGGCGAGGATTTTTTCTTGCATTTTGAAAAAATGTACATTAAAGATGATGAGCTTATCATTAAAATAGCTTTTGGTGCTTTTTATAAGCCTGAGCATGTTTATATAGCTTTAAACACACAAAAAATAGAATTTATCTTTGAGCAACCTTTTAAAACTAAAGAAAATTTAAAAGCTATAGAAAAATTAAGAGAAATATTGTATTCTTATATCAAATAA
- a CDS encoding FtsW/RodA/SpoVE family cell cycle protein gives MIKLDRRILTHFDFVQPLLVLPIIAISFLLIYEANTRLAEKQFIYTLVGFAGFAFFFFLPLRRLMWLIPVLYWINIALLLSVDIFGVEKLGARRWLEIPFTHFTIQPSEIFKPSFILMLAYLIYQNPPPHNGYGLKQFLKLSFYILLPFLLIAGEPDLGTALVLLIVGFGTLFIIGVNYKIWLSIFLAIAIASPIIYSDFLKPYQKQRIHDFLAEEPSYHVKQSIIAIGSGGLSGKKADEATQTHFKFLPISTSDFIFAYLSERFGFIGAVIIILLYTLLIFHLLSLNYKLKDDYFTRVVTNCIALFIFIYVAVNISMTIGFAPVVGIPMPFFSHGGSSFATFMIFFGILQNLITFRYLAIEKAVKIKF, from the coding sequence TTGATAAAACTTGATAGAAGAATTCTAACACATTTTGATTTTGTTCAACCTCTTTTAGTGTTACCTATCATAGCTATATCTTTTCTTTTAATTTATGAAGCAAACACACGCTTAGCTGAAAAGCAATTTATCTATACTTTAGTGGGTTTTGCAGGATTTGCATTTTTTTTCTTTTTACCTTTAAGAAGATTAATGTGGCTTATACCCGTGTTATATTGGATTAATATAGCTTTACTTTTGAGTGTGGATATTTTTGGTGTTGAAAAACTTGGTGCTAGAAGATGGCTTGAGATACCTTTTACGCATTTTACCATACAGCCTTCTGAAATTTTTAAGCCTTCTTTTATTTTAATGTTAGCTTATTTGATTTATCAAAACCCACCACCTCATAATGGCTATGGTTTAAAACAATTTTTAAAGCTAAGTTTTTATATCTTACTCCCATTTTTACTTATAGCAGGAGAACCTGATTTAGGAACAGCTTTAGTACTTTTAATAGTGGGCTTTGGAACACTTTTTATTATAGGAGTAAATTATAAAATTTGGCTTAGTATTTTTTTAGCTATAGCTATTGCTTCACCTATTATTTATAGTGATTTTTTAAAACCTTATCAAAAACAAAGAATTCATGATTTCTTAGCTGAAGAGCCAAGTTACCATGTAAAACAATCCATCATTGCTATAGGAAGCGGTGGTTTGAGCGGAAAAAAGGCTGATGAAGCCACACAAACACATTTTAAATTTTTACCTATTTCTACGAGTGATTTTATCTTTGCATATTTGTCTGAAAGATTTGGTTTCATTGGTGCAGTTATAATCATATTGCTTTACACCTTACTCATTTTTCATTTATTGAGTTTAAATTATAAGCTCAAAGATGATTATTTTACAAGAGTAGTGACAAATTGCATTGCTTTATTTATTTTCATATATGTAGCAGTAAATATATCAATGACTATAGGTTTTGCCCCTGTTGTTGGTATACCCATGCCATTTTTTAGTCATGGGGGAAGTTCTTTTGCTACCTTTATGATTTTTTTTGGAATTTTACAAAATTTAATAACCTTTAGATATTTAGCAATAGAAAAAGCAGTAAAAATAAAATTCTAA
- a CDS encoding cell division ATP-binding protein FtsE: MIEAKKLCLGYDELVIENASFSLKDNDFVFITGKSGSGKSTLLKSFYGDLEPISGNLKVCNNDLVDISNAELLQLRQKIGIIFQDYRLVQEFSVEKNVMLPLMIKGYSKNVCKEQAAKLLKHVNLTFKADKKPAQLSGGEQQRVAMARALAHNPKLLLCDEPTGNLDEYSSDIIWTLLKSAREILGTCVVVVTHRIPTNLRLDYRRFNIENGRMNEIF, encoded by the coding sequence ATGATAGAAGCTAAAAAGCTTTGTCTTGGTTATGATGAACTTGTTATAGAAAATGCTAGTTTTTCACTAAAAGATAATGATTTTGTTTTTATTACAGGAAAAAGTGGTAGTGGAAAATCAACTTTGTTAAAATCTTTTTATGGAGATTTGGAACCAATAAGCGGGAATTTAAAAGTTTGTAATAATGATTTAGTGGATATTTCTAATGCTGAGCTTTTACAGCTTAGGCAAAAAATAGGAATTATTTTTCAAGATTATCGTTTGGTGCAAGAATTTAGCGTAGAAAAAAATGTAATGCTACCTTTGATGATTAAAGGTTATAGCAAGAATGTATGTAAAGAACAAGCTGCAAAGCTTTTAAAGCATGTAAATTTAACCTTTAAAGCTGATAAAAAACCAGCTCAGCTTTCAGGTGGAGAACAACAACGCGTGGCTATGGCAAGAGCTTTGGCACATAATCCAAAATTGCTCTTATGTGATGAGCCAACAGGAAATTTGGATGAGTATTCTTCAGACATTATATGGACTTTATTAAAATCAGCTAGAGAAATACTTGGAACTTGCGTGGTTGTTGTTACGCATAGAATTCCTACTAATTTAAGACTTGATTACCGTCGTTTTAATATAGAAAATGGGAGAATGAATGAAATCTTTTAA
- a CDS encoding RluA family pseudouridine synthase produces the protein MLKISSLCEERLDIFLSDILKQSRSQVAKLIKENCIYINEKLENKSSKKIKQKDEISIFLPLVKEVKESYTPEFDIEILYEDDDVLVLNKAPNIVVHGASSVKEATLVDWLLHKGYALSNLNGEHRAGLVHRLDKGTSGAIIIAKNNQAHQFLANQLLDKSMGRFYLALSELPLKNDKMSNEKAIMRCPNNRLKKITTNAKNPLAKNAKTDFINLLSAKKCSLIAAKLYTGRTHQIRVHLADFNRYILGDELYGYKGKIKYNRVMLHAYLIYFIHPRTKELMFIKAPMFDDFYQILKENFTQGEIDEKTSLDYLKFCFGF, from the coding sequence ATGCTAAAAATTTCATCACTTTGTGAAGAAAGATTGGATATTTTTTTATCAGATATACTTAAGCAAAGTCGTTCGCAAGTTGCTAAACTAATCAAAGAAAACTGCATATATATTAATGAAAAATTAGAAAATAAAAGTTCTAAAAAAATAAAACAAAAAGATGAAATAAGTATTTTTTTACCTTTAGTAAAAGAAGTCAAAGAAAGCTACACGCCCGAGTTTGATATAGAAATTTTATATGAAGATGATGATGTTTTAGTTTTAAACAAAGCTCCTAATATTGTCGTACATGGTGCAAGTAGTGTTAAAGAAGCGACTTTAGTGGATTGGCTTTTGCATAAGGGTTATGCTTTATCAAATTTAAATGGAGAGCATAGGGCAGGACTTGTGCATAGACTTGATAAAGGCACAAGCGGAGCTATCATCATAGCTAAAAACAATCAAGCACATCAATTTTTAGCAAATCAGCTTTTAGATAAAAGCATGGGTAGATTTTACCTTGCTTTGAGTGAATTGCCTTTGAAAAATGATAAAATGAGTAATGAAAAAGCTATTATGCGTTGTCCCAATAATAGACTTAAAAAAATTACTACAAATGCTAAAAATCCTTTAGCAAAAAATGCAAAAACAGATTTTATAAATTTATTAAGTGCTAAAAAATGCTCTTTAATAGCTGCTAAGTTATACACAGGAAGAACCCATCAAATCAGGGTACATTTAGCAGATTTTAATCGCTATATTTTAGGAGATGAATTATACGGATATAAAGGAAAAATAAAGTATAATAGAGTAATGCTTCATGCGTATTTGATTTATTTTATTCATCCTAGGACTAAAGAGTTAATGTTTATAAAAGCTCCTATGTTTGATGATTTTTATCAAATTTTAAAAGAAAATTTTACACAAGGAGAGATAGATGAAAAAACTTCACTGGATTATCTTAAGTTCTGTTTTGGCTTTTAG
- a CDS encoding fibronectin type III domain-containing protein has product MKKLHWIILSSVLAFSACSTTMSSPQIAQVNDTLPKISNIKSISDITSIAFEWEPLYDQNIAGYYIYRANAAGAPMELIAKIKNKFQTHYTDTNLEPNTRYYYSMKTFNELGQVSQDGISIEAFTNRVIDPVPFVQAIVGLPNRVKIVWRPHPDVRVNSYIIERANMKDMKFKELARVKNRLSAEYIDDSLKPDESFQYRIIALAYDGIKSTPSKIVESTTKALPPMVSNLQASKDAPRKIILTWDKIDYADFAYYKIYSSSTTFLPFSVVAKTSENTYEDVVKGVAEKKYYKVSMVDKDGLESPIASEPVEGITLGAPLAPSIVLCAVEDDGIRVEWVDNDDRAREYIVKRSGGGSNAVFKEIKSKQLKDITAVPGKVYSYEVIAIDANGIESKASDKFTAVK; this is encoded by the coding sequence ATGAAAAAACTTCACTGGATTATCTTAAGTTCTGTTTTGGCTTTTAGTGCTTGTAGCACAACTATGAGTTCGCCTCAAATTGCTCAAGTAAATGATACTTTACCAAAAATTTCAAATATTAAAAGTATAAGTGATATTACAAGTATAGCTTTTGAATGGGAACCATTGTATGATCAAAATATAGCAGGCTATTATATTTATAGGGCAAATGCAGCTGGTGCACCTATGGAGCTTATAGCAAAAATTAAAAATAAATTTCAAACTCATTATACTGATACAAATTTAGAGCCAAATACAAGGTATTATTATTCTATGAAAACTTTTAACGAGCTTGGACAAGTTTCTCAAGATGGTATAAGTATAGAAGCTTTTACAAATAGAGTGATTGATCCAGTGCCTTTTGTGCAAGCTATTGTTGGTTTGCCAAATCGTGTAAAAATAGTTTGGAGACCACATCCTGATGTAAGAGTAAATTCATACATCATTGAGCGTGCAAATATGAAAGATATGAAATTTAAAGAATTAGCTAGGGTTAAAAATCGTTTAAGTGCTGAATATATAGATGATTCATTAAAACCTGATGAGAGTTTTCAATATAGAATTATAGCTTTAGCTTATGATGGTATTAAAAGTACTCCAAGTAAGATAGTCGAATCAACTACCAAAGCGCTTCCTCCTATGGTAAGCAATTTACAAGCAAGTAAAGATGCGCCAAGAAAAATCATTTTAACTTGGGATAAAATTGACTATGCTGATTTTGCTTATTATAAAATTTATTCAAGTTCAACTACTTTTTTACCTTTTAGTGTGGTAGCTAAAACTTCTGAAAATACTTATGAAGATGTAGTTAAAGGTGTGGCTGAAAAAAAATATTATAAAGTTAGTATGGTGGATAAAGATGGCTTGGAAAGTCCTATAGCAAGTGAGCCTGTAGAAGGTATTACCTTAGGGGCACCATTAGCACCAAGTATTGTTTTGTGTGCTGTTGAAGATGATGGCATTAGAGTTGAATGGGTTGATAATGATGATAGAGCCAGGGAATATATAGTTAAAAGAAGCGGCGGTGGAAGCAATGCTGTGTTTAAAGAGATTAAATCTAAACAATTAAAAGACATCACAGCTGTTCCTGGAAAAGTGTATAGTTATGAAGTTATAGCTATTGATGCAAATGGTATAGAATCAAAAGCTTCTGATAAATTTACAGCGGTGAAATAA
- a CDS encoding RelA/SpoT family protein, producing the protein MKLVNDELLLDKLVDDVKNCKDLQRAKEILFMVFPQSAVLEKAVDFCIQKHEGQFRKSGEPYAVHPILVASFVAFLSPVQSMIIAALLHDVLEDTNCNEEELNANFGEEVTKLVQGLTKIVSIREDHLTRSNSNEKLAKSALTFRNMLLAGVEDVSVLVIKLCDRLHNMLTLNFLREDKQKRISEETLVVYAPIAHRLGISSIKNLLEDLSFKFLLPDEYAQIDNYINAKDQQIQLGFNEFISKIEMLFLENGFRQGSFVIHKRIKHNYSIYLKMQRKGVGLDEVLDLLGVRILVEKVYDCYLALGILHTHFNPLISRFKDYIALPKQNGYQTLHTTLFDAKNIIEAQIRTFDMHKTAEFGVAAHWKYKEGNITTPNLDWLADISMHGKEEGNNVQDCDAIELYEYAKDSLYIEDIAVYSPKGEIFTLPRGATALDFAYEVHTKVGLHAKTAFVNRMRVPLLTVLKNGDIVSIETSEEEFFRCSWIDSVKTGKARASIRDFCKQKKKELNNKIAINLLSTVFNKDSKLIEEWLEKEKFNKKLRQIALDFNYFKEVIIALRKYVGQNQVAKFEQNEQKFESIVIGSNYKITTINFDYCCRPKRGDEIIAFRHSTGAMIHHKLCEQAMKMIEDNKEMVFVSWNDSSIKSYKIIVSIENKKGSLADFLTTLAKMQINVLTINSADSEPVVANYFEVQVELPNNVDVENAKERLKARYKILDFTSLNDAYNNH; encoded by the coding sequence TTGAAGCTAGTAAATGATGAGTTATTGTTAGATAAACTTGTTGATGATGTTAAAAATTGTAAGGATTTACAAAGAGCAAAAGAAATTCTTTTTATGGTCTTTCCACAATCTGCTGTTTTAGAAAAAGCAGTAGATTTTTGTATCCAAAAACACGAAGGACAATTTAGAAAAAGCGGGGAACCATATGCAGTTCATCCTATATTAGTAGCTTCTTTTGTGGCATTTTTAAGCCCTGTGCAGTCTATGATTATAGCTGCATTATTGCATGATGTTTTAGAAGATACAAATTGCAATGAAGAGGAATTAAACGCAAATTTTGGTGAAGAGGTAACCAAATTAGTTCAAGGTTTAACTAAAATAGTCAGTATTAGAGAAGATCATCTTACACGCTCTAATTCTAATGAAAAACTTGCAAAATCTGCTTTGACTTTTAGAAATATGCTTTTAGCTGGTGTTGAAGATGTGAGTGTGCTTGTAATAAAACTTTGCGATAGATTACACAATATGCTTACTTTAAATTTTCTAAGAGAAGATAAACAAAAAAGAATCAGCGAAGAAACCTTGGTAGTATATGCACCTATAGCTCACAGACTTGGAATTTCAAGTATAAAAAATTTACTTGAAGATTTAAGTTTTAAATTTTTACTACCTGATGAGTACGCACAAATTGATAATTATATAAATGCAAAAGATCAACAAATTCAACTTGGATTTAATGAGTTTATCTCAAAAATAGAAATGTTATTTTTAGAGAATGGTTTTAGACAAGGCAGTTTTGTTATACATAAAAGAATTAAACACAATTATTCTATTTATTTGAAAATGCAAAGAAAAGGTGTAGGACTTGATGAAGTTTTAGACCTTTTGGGTGTAAGAATTTTGGTAGAAAAAGTTTATGATTGTTACTTGGCCTTAGGAATTTTACATACGCATTTTAATCCTTTAATTTCAAGATTTAAAGACTATATAGCCTTGCCAAAACAAAATGGTTACCAAACCTTACACACAACGCTTTTTGATGCAAAAAATATCATAGAAGCTCAAATTCGCACCTTTGATATGCACAAGACTGCTGAATTTGGTGTTGCTGCACATTGGAAATACAAAGAAGGAAATATAACAACACCAAATTTAGATTGGCTTGCAGATATTTCCATGCATGGTAAAGAGGAAGGGAACAATGTACAAGATTGTGACGCTATAGAGCTTTATGAATATGCAAAAGATAGTTTATATATTGAAGATATAGCAGTGTATTCCCCAAAAGGTGAAATTTTCACTTTACCACGTGGAGCTACGGCTTTGGATTTTGCATACGAGGTTCATACTAAAGTGGGACTTCATGCAAAAACAGCTTTTGTTAATCGTATGAGAGTACCACTTTTAACTGTGTTAAAAAATGGAGATATAGTTAGCATTGAAACCTCAGAGGAAGAATTTTTTAGATGTTCTTGGATAGATAGTGTTAAAACAGGAAAAGCTAGAGCTAGTATAAGAGATTTTTGTAAGCAAAAGAAAAAAGAATTAAATAATAAAATTGCTATAAATCTTTTATCTACAGTATTTAATAAAGATTCTAAACTTATAGAAGAATGGCTTGAAAAAGAAAAATTTAATAAAAAGCTTAGACAAATTGCTTTGGATTTTAACTATTTTAAAGAGGTGATTATAGCTCTTAGAAAATATGTGGGTCAAAATCAGGTGGCTAAATTTGAGCAAAATGAGCAAAAATTTGAAAGTATAGTGATTGGTTCTAATTATAAAATAACCACGATTAATTTTGATTATTGTTGTAGGCCTAAAAGAGGAGATGAAATCATCGCTTTTAGACACTCAACTGGCGCAATGATACACCATAAACTTTGCGAACAAGCAATGAAAATGATAGAAGATAATAAAGAAATGGTTTTTGTTTCTTGGAATGATAGCTCGATAAAAAGTTACAAAATCATCGTTTCTATAGAGAATAAAAAAGGTTCTTTAGCAGATTTTCTAACTACTTTGGCTAAAATGCAAATAAATGTTTTAACTATCAATTCAGCTGATTCAGAACCTGTAGTGGCAAATTATTTTGAAGTACAGGTTGAATTACCTAATAATGTAGATGTTGAAAATGCAAAAGAAAGACTAAAAGCTAGATACAAAATCTTAGATTTTACATCTTTAAATGATGCGTATAATAATCACTAA
- a CDS encoding ABC transporter permease: MKSFKNHLSLIFALMVMMFAFEFLIITNKTIEHYEKLLNKDYNIILVGKTHLDKKSIEDQISHFQSLEILNPNEMIDRLKNDISAKNIEVLKATLPKFYTLKLNKLLSEDELNTLKDKLLKNPNITKVETFSKTHTKIYKLLVLVKFLLWFFLFIIILLSFVLLLKQMKIWLFEHTQRVEIMCLLGAPFWFRSFMLYKIVFIDCFIAFLLLVLFFTQVYDLESIKLALQSVDISLPKISIFTHLFLIFLAMLCVCFACVNFVMFKVRK, encoded by the coding sequence ATGAAATCTTTTAAAAATCATCTTTCTTTGATATTTGCTTTAATGGTAATGATGTTTGCTTTTGAATTTTTAATCATTACAAACAAAACTATAGAACATTATGAAAAACTTTTGAATAAAGATTATAATATTATTTTAGTAGGTAAAACTCATTTAGATAAAAAAAGCATAGAAGATCAAATAAGTCATTTTCAATCTTTAGAAATTTTAAATCCAAATGAAATGATAGATAGACTTAAGAATGATATATCAGCTAAAAATATAGAGGTTTTAAAGGCTACATTGCCAAAATTTTATACCTTAAAACTCAATAAACTTTTATCAGAAGATGAGCTAAATACTTTAAAAGATAAGCTTTTAAAAAATCCTAATATAACTAAAGTAGAAACTTTTTCAAAAACGCATACAAAAATTTATAAACTTTTGGTTTTAGTGAAATTTTTATTATGGTTTTTCTTGTTTATTATAATACTACTTAGCTTTGTATTATTGCTTAAACAAATGAAAATTTGGCTTTTTGAACATACTCAAAGAGTAGAAATCATGTGTTTGCTTGGAGCGCCATTTTGGTTTAGATCTTTTATGCTTTATAAGATAGTTTTTATTGATTGTTTTATAGCATTTTTATTGCTTGTATTATTTTTTACTCAAGTTTATGATCTTGAATCCATTAAACTAGCTTTGCAAAGTGTGGATATTAGCTTACCTAAAATAAGTATTTTCACGCATTTGTTTTTGATTTTTTTAGCAATGCTTTGTGTTTGTTTTGCTTGTGTGAATTTTGTAATGTTTAAGGTTAGAAAATGA